Below is a genomic region from Asterias amurensis chromosome 4, ASM3211899v1.
GTCACCGTTGCAAGCGATTATGGATGACGTGTAATAATGTTTTTCGGCTGTCTTGATAAGGTGAGAAACCTTCTGTCGTTGTGTTGTAtatcgtacccggtcttcatcTATACGTGTTGCACGCCACCGGCGCTCAAGTCTACGTCTCTGTGTTATTCTGTGTTGATGATAGTATGACGGATCCATAAACAATGTGTAAACAGGTCATTACAATTGATTCAACTGATATTGAGATTTGTGTAGAAGGACAATGCTAAGCATGTTGGTCCAAGTAGTGCTTACTGCAATTCAACATTGACTGAAAATGCTACAAAGATTGCCGTATAACGTTCAAATCTAGGCCTGGAACAACATGGAGGCCAGCCTGCCTCTGTTGCCCATAGTCTTGGCCTGGGTGCCCCTACAAAAGTTTCCAAGGGAAAAGCCGTTTCCTAGGGCCACATTTTATAAagcctataagcacaaaaacttgcttggcaCAAGcaacttttgctaagcaaaaataggttATCAGCCATaataccatacagttaccattgctgtgacttACCTTCGTCAtttcttgctcagcaaagaaatttgcttagcagaattttctgcttaacagctttatgaaattggtcccaggtaATATCTAGCCCTGCTTGGGAGTATAGTTAATCGAGATAACCCAGGATTCAGCATTCTGAGTGTTCATCATTCTTCCCATGAAAATTGCATCAATTGTAAAACAAACATGGGGTGGTCGATGGGTCAAAACTCCCCAGGAGTTTTGGGGTAATTGGCTCTTCACATGAAAATGGCTGCAGTCTTTGTTGAATAGCAATTCTTATTTCAGTACTGTTGTCCATGAGTTTATATTACAGTTGTTATTTCAATCCATTATAATGGTTCAATGAAAGTGGAAGGATCTTTTATTTCAAGTTCTGATAACTAAATACAATGGCCAAATAAACATTTTAGAAAACCATGATCCGCTTTACTGAAATACTACTACAATATTGTTTACATAAAACGCCAGTGTGAGATTCAAGCCAAAGTTAGAATCTCTATGATCAAAAAAGAGTAGTTGGTCATTCACATTATATACATTTACATGTGGTGCATGGTTTGTTTATACTGTTTTATTTATGAATCTATTACTATACTTTATATTATAGTTTGTACCCGTCCAATTTGAACCTGTTCAATAATACCAGGGTAGGttttataattttgtataaaGTATAGTTTTGTATCTTTAGTTTGCCCtacggtttttgttttacagtgtAACTTTTCCACCTGAAATCGCATACAATACGCCATGacaaattcaccgaaaaaaagtcCACCTTTTAATTTGGATATGAAATAAATTGGAAAACACAGGGGAACCCTTTCCTTACTTTTAATAAATTGACAAATTGATAAATTGATAACCTAATGTGTTAAATCCCAACTTTTTCTCAACTATTTGACAGAAGTAATTATAAGACAATACAGATTGGTGTATGTGTATGCAGTAATAACATCAACTTGTTGGAAATTTTCTGTGTAACAATAATTAGTGCAAGTAGATGTCAAATGTTAAAGGTAAAATGTTTGTACTCTTAATGTTGTTACAGTAGTGATTGCATGCAGAATATtccacgaaaattatttttaataaagaaAGAATATCAGATGCTCAATAGAGGGCAGTATTTGAAATGTGCGGTAAATACTACGAGTTTGACCAATATGTTTAATAGTATGGAAATAATGACTGCTATGGGGGGCACAGTAATGCATGAGTCGTTTTACGAGGCCCTAATAAATAAATGCAATAGCAACAATTTATAGTTTAATTTCAAGGGAAAGAAATGTtctcaatatttttgttaaatagaACACGTATGCAGCAATGTTAAAACCTTAATATTTAATTGTAAACATAACGTTTAGAACCATATTCAAAGTACTGTTCCCAATTTAAGATATACCAATTAAAGATATACAATTTAAAATATAGTAAAGTATTTGTAATAGTTTGTTTGCGTTTTTTAATTGAAACTTTACGGCCCACGTGATACGCCCAAGTGTTTTATAGGGCAGCTTTTTTCctattttattttgaacacatgtcaaaAATGTTGCATATGTTCTTTATTGAAACAGTATTTTATATCGTTCTTTTGTACAacaaattgttgtttgtttatactTGTATTGAATCAATGTTTCGGGAATAAAATGTTGTATTTGTcactttttttgttgttatcgTCGCCTTTGTGTATTTGTTCAAAGTTCCATTGAAACAGCACTGCAGCGTCCACACATGTATAGTTACACACTACTGCGTTTACTTCACGTTCTTATAAAACAAGAGAACTTTTATTTGAGAGTATTTGGTTGTATGTGTTTATTTACTCATAGGCCTACTATGAGTGGTTTGAAGTTTTAAATGCACTGAACACATtgtggtaaatgtcaaagaccagtttgctACCTCAATGGTGTATACAAGAACATTCgtggctcaatttgtcatcgttGTTGggagagaacaatgaaagaaagaaaaactttaCATTATTGCACTGGGTTCTTCTAGATGGCTAAaaatacttcagacctgaaatattctatttgagtgagaaacaacaattttttctcaaaaactacattcattcattcaaactgatatttattcagagggagccgtttctcacaatgttttatatatcaacagctctccattactcgttaccaagtaattgtaTAATAACAATCATTTAGAGttattacccatagtgtccggtgcctttaaaacaagatCACTATAATCTTAGAGTATTTTGCTTTTATTAACTTATTTACTCATAGACCTACTTCATATAATATTTTGAAGCGGTTACTCtactaaaaaaaagttgtttgattcAGGTTTTAAGCATTTTGCCACCGAAGTACCGTTTTAAATCCTTGCCGAAACCGTGAGTTAGTGACACCGTAGATAACGGGGTTAAGAcagttgttgagatacactaagatGGTTATAGTCATTTCATTACGGTAAGACAGTGGGCTGTTTCTTATCAATGAGATGAGATGAGAGATGATGTAAGGCAGTGACAGGATGGAGGATAGGATAACAAGGACTATCATAGTCCGAGCGATGGCAATCTCATCCTTGGTCATGAAGATGTTTGAATGAGGATGTCTTGGTGACGGTGTCATATTTGCTCCGAGTCGGTTtacccttcctccatggtctacaACAGCAGCTTGTACCCTCAACCTACTAGCACGCACCTCCCGGAAAATCAACATGTAACATACCGTGATCACACCCTGCAAGATGAAACCGAACACAGTCAGGAATGTGATAGAGTATGAGAGACTGACCAGCCAATCCACCGTGCATGAGGGTTTGTGAGGCTCCCATTTAAACTCACTCCATCCAAACAGAGGAGGTACAGCAAGAGGGATGTTCATGATCCACATGATGAGGATGGGGTACACCATTGTATGGGATCGCCTCCCGTAGCTGAAACGGAACTTAATGCGTAGCAGGCGGTCAACAGCTATCAGGAGTAACGTTGACCTCTGTACTTGGCTCAAGAAAGTCCTAATAAATCCTTCTATCTGGCACATAACATCACCAAAGATCCATGCTTGGTTCGATACAGTGAAAGCAGTGAATGGTAGCACCAATGCCCCCATTGCCGCATCGCTTACGGCTAAATTGACGATCAACTTGCTCGTTGGTTTACAGCTAATTGTACGGACACTTATAAACGTCAAGCAGACAAGAACACCTCCGAGCATGGAGACGGTTGACTCGAAAATAAGAATCACCACATAAATGATAACTTCCACTTGATTTATATTGGGGCCATTGTCGGTAACAGTTTCATTTGGAGCTGAAATCATGATAAAGTATCTgcgactgcaggacttgcaatcacaaagttgtgggttcgaatcccccagctaaccgctgatctCACTATgactagaaaaaaaatattgtcgtctagtttaatactgaatcacaatttcttgatttgtgcaattcataaccaTAGGcgttaaaacaatgtttgtttgagagacattggctgttgccagcctggtgtttatatccccttgtgtgCGTTTgttgagttcccttgatgggaagatcatctaaacattCGTTGTTGCCCTTGTGGAACAGCCGGTAATTCCTCAGAATTCAAAAGTCCATGCCGGCACAATGCCGACACTCCTCTGTTCTGCAAACTTCGTTTAGAATTATCGATGTTATTGTGTACTGCTAAACTGTTCTGTTTTTGCTCTTGTTTTTCAGTCAGATAATTTGTAGCCTTCCACAAAATCTCATCGTGTAAATACGGATAAACTGCTGCCGATGTAATTCGTCTTCGATCCCGCGAATGTTATTCAATGTCATCACTCTGCGCTCGCTCATAAAAGGAGTTTTGCTAATTGTTTAAAGATGAAGTTTACTGTCGTAAAAGTCTTGCTTTCTTTTATAGCACTCGGCCTACTCTGTGTATCCCAGATTGAACAATGTAGATTGAAAGTAGTTTGATTATCACTCCGCATTCGCTAAGTTTCCTTAGAGTTTACTGTCGTAGAAGTATTATTCTTTTTTAGCATCGGCCT
It encodes:
- the LOC139935893 gene encoding rhodopsin, GQ-coupled-like, whose product is MISAPNETVTDNGPNINQVEVIIYVVILIFESTVSMLGGVLVCLTFISVRTISCKPTSKLIVNLAVSDAAMGALVLPFTAFTVSNQAWIFGDVMCQIEGFIRTFLSQVQRSTLLLIAVDRLLRIKFRFSYGRRSHTMVYPILIMWIMNIPLAVPPLFGWSEFKWEPHKPSCTVDWLVSLSYSITFLTVFGFILQGVITVCYMLIFREVRASRLRVQAAVVDHGGRVNRLGANMTPSPRHPHSNIFMTKDEIAIARTMIVLVILSSILSLPYIISHLISLIRNSPLSYRNEMTITILVYLNNCLNPVIYGVTNSRFRQGFKTVLRWQNA